In Caproicibacterium amylolyticum, a genomic segment contains:
- a CDS encoding AraC family transcriptional regulator, whose protein sequence is METQPKDYYIKEDRHSQLGLQVLHAGEQVCSPGHYFGYSARAHYLIHYIISGSGEYHVRDRVYHLKVGDGFLIQPNVNTFYKASDTDPWTYRWVGFNGAAARTLLEQAGLTGGNLVFHYEKDDFFKDCLAHLIECCKNFLTSGAASAGYLLLLLGQLQGQMQLAESETRAGKRDYFSVAAHYIQQNYMKNIKVTDIADCLSLDRSQVYRIFEEAVHISPKQYLTNYRMDCAGILICTTDLTFNEVAAMVGFEYPSHFFRLFKEHFGLTPSAYRDSAGG, encoded by the coding sequence ATGGAAACACAGCCAAAGGATTATTATATCAAAGAGGACAGGCACTCTCAGTTGGGGCTGCAAGTGCTGCATGCTGGAGAACAGGTCTGCTCACCGGGACACTACTTCGGTTATTCTGCTCGAGCGCATTACCTGATTCATTACATTATTTCCGGCAGCGGAGAGTATCACGTGCGCGACCGGGTTTATCATTTGAAAGTCGGCGATGGTTTTCTTATCCAGCCCAATGTTAATACGTTTTACAAAGCCTCGGATACAGATCCGTGGACGTATCGGTGGGTAGGTTTCAATGGCGCAGCCGCACGGACACTGCTGGAACAGGCCGGGCTGACTGGTGGCAACCTTGTTTTCCACTACGAAAAAGACGATTTCTTTAAGGATTGTTTGGCTCATCTTATAGAGTGCTGCAAAAATTTTTTGACAAGCGGCGCGGCCAGCGCTGGTTACCTGCTGCTTTTACTCGGCCAACTGCAAGGGCAGATGCAGTTGGCCGAATCGGAAACAAGAGCAGGAAAACGAGATTATTTCTCCGTGGCTGCACACTATATTCAGCAAAACTATATGAAGAACATTAAAGTAACGGATATCGCGGACTGCCTGTCGCTGGACCGTTCCCAGGTGTATCGTATTTTTGAGGAAGCAGTGCATATTTCACCAAAACAGTACCTGACAAATTACCGGATGGACTGTGCAGGCATTCTAATCTGTACCACAGACCTGACTTTTAATGAGGTAGCAGCTATGGTTGGATTTGAGTATCCGTCACATTTTTTTCGGTTGTTTAAAGAGCATTTCGGGTTGACGCCCTCCGCGTATAGGGATTCGGCAGGCGGCTGA
- a CDS encoding sugar ABC transporter permease, with protein MSSREKSFLAILMPIMALFFLFNTLPLIQGFLYSFTNFRGFGTYDWIGLRNYADLFQDSRVGNSYRFTFLFAVVSTVLVNVLSLVLALGLNAKISAKSALRGIYFIPNVLGGLVVGYIFSFFFTYILPAFGTAIGLSDLSSSWLARTDRAWLAVVVVAAWQSIAMNTLIYISGLQTVPLDVYEAGAIDGATGWRRFRHLTLPLIMPFITINMVLCMKNSLMVFDQIMALTQGGPAQSTESISYLIYSNGMGGGQFGYQSANAVLFFVVIVVISVFQMKFLGSKEEQL; from the coding sequence ATGAGCAGTCGGGAAAAATCTTTTCTAGCCATTTTGATGCCCATAATGGCGCTGTTCTTCCTTTTTAATACGCTGCCGCTCATACAGGGCTTTTTGTACAGCTTTACAAACTTCCGCGGCTTTGGCACTTACGACTGGATCGGCCTGCGCAACTACGCTGATCTATTTCAGGACAGCCGTGTGGGAAACTCCTACCGCTTTACTTTCCTGTTTGCAGTGGTTTCCACCGTACTGGTAAATGTACTGAGTCTGGTGCTTGCCTTGGGACTGAATGCAAAAATTTCTGCCAAATCTGCTTTGCGCGGTATCTACTTTATTCCGAACGTATTGGGCGGACTGGTGGTTGGCTATATATTCAGTTTCTTTTTCACCTACATTTTGCCTGCCTTTGGCACAGCCATCGGCCTCTCTGACCTCAGCTCCAGTTGGCTTGCACGCACCGACCGCGCATGGCTGGCTGTGGTGGTGGTAGCTGCATGGCAGTCAATCGCCATGAACACACTCATTTACATTTCCGGACTGCAGACCGTTCCGCTGGATGTGTATGAAGCTGGTGCCATTGACGGCGCGACTGGCTGGCGGCGCTTCCGCCACCTGACCCTGCCACTGATTATGCCGTTCATCACCATCAACATGGTTCTATGCATGAAAAATTCTCTCATGGTCTTTGACCAAATCATGGCTTTAACACAGGGAGGCCCCGCTCAGAGCACCGAATCGATTTCCTACCTCATCTACAGCAATGGCATGGGCGGTGGGCAATTCGGCTACCAAAGTGCTAATGCAGTTTTATTCTTCGTTGTCATTGTCGTCATTTCCGTTTTCCAAATGAAATTTCTGGGAAGCAAGGAGGAACAGCTATGA
- a CDS encoding alpha-galactosidase gives MPISYNEQERVFHLANERTSYVLQITEEGYLFHKYWGKKLRAFHESAPHVYMDRAFSPNPHGEDRTFSLDNIPQEYPSFGSGDFRTPAFEAVYSDGSTVTDLRYQSHRVLKGKPKLVGLPAAYVECNDEAQTLEITLHDSLSGLEVVLLYTIFSGNGALTRSARFVNGGKADIQLVRALSASVDFTDDRFDLLTLDGAHANERNMNRRPLAPGTQLVDSARGASSHQHNPFFALLRPGTGEASGEVYSMNLVYSGNFLAEVQVDQLCTARMNLGINPFGFGWKLEPGEEFQTPEAILVYSDEGLDGMSQIYHQLYRRRLCRGKYRDIERPILVNSWEAAYFDFNEQSILKLAKEAKDVGIELLVLDDGWFGKRDDDNSSLGDWVVNRKKLPDGLNGLGQKIHSLELKFGVWFEPEMVSENSNLYRAHPDWCLHIKGRNHTKGRNQLILDLSREDVCHFILDTMNEVLSSAPIDYVKWDMNRHMTEVGSALLPPGRQCETAHRYMLGLYHVMEEITTRFPDVLFESCSGGGGRFDPGFLYYMPQTWASDNTDAVCRQKIEYATSLAYPAITVGSHVSISPNEQVGRITPLSTRGYVAMSGNFGYELDLGKLSADEKNEIRQQVALYKELRPIIQFGTHHRLLSPFEGNETAWLFVSQDSSDVVAFYFKILGEPSTPVRILRLRGLDPNAEYQETASGKIYGGDELMYVGLTVPIAFGDFTSHMWRFHCL, from the coding sequence ATGCCCATTTCCTACAACGAACAGGAACGTGTGTTCCACCTTGCTAACGAGCGAACTAGCTATGTACTGCAAATCACCGAAGAAGGATATCTGTTTCACAAATACTGGGGGAAAAAGTTGCGGGCATTCCACGAAAGCGCACCGCATGTCTACATGGATCGTGCTTTCTCACCGAATCCGCACGGCGAAGACCGTACTTTCTCACTTGACAACATCCCACAGGAGTATCCGTCCTTTGGCAGCGGCGATTTCCGCACACCCGCTTTCGAGGCAGTTTATTCGGACGGCTCAACCGTGACCGACTTGCGCTACCAATCACACCGTGTCCTGAAGGGTAAGCCAAAACTTGTAGGTTTGCCCGCTGCTTATGTGGAATGCAATGACGAAGCACAAACGTTGGAAATCACCCTGCATGACAGCCTTTCCGGACTGGAAGTGGTGCTGCTCTATACCATTTTTTCAGGCAATGGCGCTTTAACCAGGAGTGCCCGCTTCGTGAACGGTGGGAAGGCAGACATTCAGTTGGTCCGTGCCTTAAGTGCCAGCGTTGATTTCACCGATGACCGCTTTGACTTGCTTACACTGGACGGCGCCCATGCCAACGAGCGGAACATGAACCGACGGCCGCTTGCACCGGGTACTCAGCTGGTGGACAGTGCCCGCGGTGCCAGCAGCCATCAGCACAACCCCTTCTTTGCTCTACTTCGACCCGGTACAGGAGAAGCCTCTGGAGAGGTCTACAGCATGAATCTGGTGTACAGCGGCAACTTTCTGGCAGAAGTGCAGGTTGACCAGCTGTGTACTGCGCGCATGAACTTGGGTATCAATCCCTTCGGCTTTGGTTGGAAACTGGAACCGGGCGAAGAATTCCAGACGCCAGAAGCAATTTTGGTTTATTCGGATGAAGGACTGGACGGTATGTCACAGATTTACCATCAACTGTACCGCCGCCGGCTCTGCCGTGGAAAATACCGTGACATTGAACGCCCCATTTTGGTAAACAGCTGGGAAGCCGCCTATTTCGATTTTAACGAGCAGAGCATTCTGAAGCTTGCAAAAGAGGCCAAGGACGTGGGCATTGAACTGCTGGTACTGGATGATGGCTGGTTCGGTAAGCGTGACGACGACAATTCTTCCCTGGGAGACTGGGTGGTAAACCGAAAGAAGCTGCCGGACGGACTGAACGGACTGGGCCAGAAAATTCACAGCTTGGAACTGAAATTCGGTGTATGGTTTGAGCCGGAAATGGTCAGTGAGAACAGCAACCTTTACCGAGCACATCCTGACTGGTGTTTACATATCAAAGGACGTAACCACACTAAGGGCCGCAACCAGCTGATTCTGGATCTGTCGCGTGAAGATGTGTGCCACTTCATTCTGGACACAATGAATGAAGTCCTCTCCAGTGCACCGATTGACTACGTCAAATGGGATATGAACCGCCACATGACAGAGGTCGGTTCGGCACTGCTGCCGCCCGGCCGTCAGTGCGAAACCGCGCATCGCTATATGCTCGGTCTTTACCATGTAATGGAGGAAATTACCACCCGATTCCCAGATGTGTTGTTTGAAAGCTGCTCCGGCGGCGGCGGACGCTTCGACCCTGGCTTCCTGTACTACATGCCACAAACCTGGGCCAGCGACAACACCGACGCCGTCTGCCGCCAAAAGATTGAGTATGCCACCAGTTTAGCCTACCCAGCCATTACTGTAGGCTCTCACGTTTCCATTTCTCCTAACGAACAGGTCGGCCGCATCACACCGCTGTCAACCCGCGGATATGTGGCCATGTCCGGAAATTTCGGTTATGAGTTGGACCTCGGCAAGCTCTCAGCAGACGAAAAGAATGAAATTCGCCAGCAAGTAGCGCTCTACAAGGAACTTCGTCCTATCATTCAATTTGGCACCCATCACCGCCTGCTCAGCCCTTTCGAAGGCAACGAAACTGCGTGGCTTTTTGTGTCGCAGGACAGCAGCGATGTAGTTGCTTTTTACTTCAAAATTTTGGGCGAGCCATCGACTCCAGTACGAATTTTACGGCTGCGCGGACTGGACCCGAATGCTGAGTACCAAGAAACAGCATCCGGCAAAATTTACGGCGGCGATGAACTGATGTATGTCGGTTTAACCGTACCGATCGCGTTCGGTGACTTCACCAGCCACATGTGGCGCTTTCATTGTCTGTAA
- a CDS encoding ABC transporter substrate-binding protein — protein sequence MKKYFKRALSLLLIVGMAISVCAVATGCESTNGKVTIELFEYKREAVATFEKMAAAFNKENPGINLIVSSPNDAMTVLKTRLIKNDTPDIIGIGGDINYSNLLDADMLEDVSDYQGLKNIKSVYKEMDKNLELVPKTGTYAIPYAANASGILYNRKIFKQNGWSIPTTWEEMMALCKKMQDANITPFYFALKDSWTALAPWNAIAVDLVQPNITQQVNLGNTTFSKAYSEVAEKEKVLLQYGQKDVFAYGYNDACTAFAKGQSAMMPIGSYAVPQIKTVNPNMDIDSFVLPASSDASKNKLNSGNDLQFSIMKGTKDKAACYRVLDFMLTDKNVQSYVNDQSAVPCKSGNFTLPSMLDGMKPYIQQGKMADYQDHHYPAEMSVDALIQTYLLGQSKTDFLNAFDTNWKRYNRDTIAKLKKYEAEHGSASFSSKS from the coding sequence ATGAAAAAGTATTTCAAACGCGCCCTTTCCCTGCTGCTCATCGTCGGCATGGCAATCAGTGTATGTGCTGTAGCCACCGGCTGTGAAAGTACAAATGGAAAAGTAACCATTGAACTTTTTGAGTACAAGCGGGAAGCAGTGGCGACTTTTGAAAAAATGGCCGCTGCTTTTAACAAGGAAAATCCAGGCATCAACTTGATCGTCTCGTCTCCTAACGACGCCATGACGGTTCTGAAGACCAGGCTCATCAAGAACGACACGCCAGACATCATTGGCATCGGCGGTGACATTAACTATTCCAATCTATTGGATGCCGACATGCTGGAAGACGTCAGTGACTATCAGGGGCTGAAAAACATCAAGTCCGTCTACAAAGAGATGGACAAGAACCTGGAACTGGTACCGAAAACCGGCACCTATGCCATACCTTACGCAGCGAATGCTTCCGGCATCCTTTACAACCGGAAAATCTTTAAGCAGAACGGCTGGAGTATTCCTACAACTTGGGAAGAAATGATGGCCCTGTGCAAAAAAATGCAGGATGCAAACATTACCCCATTCTACTTCGCCCTCAAGGATTCTTGGACAGCACTGGCTCCTTGGAATGCGATTGCTGTTGACCTGGTGCAGCCGAACATCACCCAGCAGGTCAATCTGGGCAACACCACCTTTAGCAAAGCTTACAGTGAAGTAGCAGAGAAAGAAAAGGTTCTGCTGCAGTATGGCCAAAAGGATGTCTTCGCCTATGGTTATAATGATGCCTGCACTGCTTTTGCAAAAGGTCAGTCTGCTATGATGCCAATTGGCAGTTATGCAGTGCCGCAGATTAAAACCGTAAACCCCAACATGGATATTGATTCCTTTGTGCTGCCCGCCAGCAGCGACGCTTCCAAAAACAAGCTGAATTCTGGCAATGACCTGCAGTTCAGCATTATGAAGGGCACTAAAGACAAAGCAGCCTGCTACCGCGTACTGGACTTCATGCTGACGGATAAAAACGTGCAGAGCTATGTAAATGACCAGAGTGCTGTGCCCTGTAAATCCGGGAACTTTACACTGCCGTCTATGCTGGACGGCATGAAGCCCTACATTCAGCAGGGAAAGATGGCGGATTATCAGGATCATCACTATCCAGCGGAAATGTCTGTGGATGCACTGATTCAGACTTATCTGTTGGGACAAAGCAAGACCGATTTTCTAAATGCTTTCGACACTAATTGGAAACGCTACAATCGTGATACCATTGCCAAGCTGAAGAAATATGAAGCCGAACATGGCTCTGCTTCCTTCAGCTCGAAGTCCTGA